The sequence GACCCATTGCCTATCCTATGCGAAGGCCTGTGGCACGGGCGCATCCTGCATGCGGCCAGCGGCGAGCACGGTTTTGGTTATGACCCGCTGTTTTGGGTGCCGGAGCGCAGTGTCTCCAGCGCAGAGCTGAGCCCGACCGACAAGAACCAGATCAGCCACCGCGCCCGCGCAATGGTCTTATTGCGCCAGCGTCTGGGACTGAAATGACACAGAACACCTCTGCGCAGCCACTGATCCTCGGTGGCGCGCAAACACCTCGGGCGGCCCTGCCTCACTTGCCGCCCCTGGCGTTGTACATCCACATCCCGTGGTGCGTGCGCAAATGCCCTTATTGCGACTTCAACTCCCACACCGCCAGCAAAGTGCTGCCAGAAGAAGAGTATGTCGACGCGTTGCTGGCCGATCTCGATCAGGACCTGCAGGCAGTTTATGGCCGTGAACTGAGTTCGATCTTCTTCGGTGGCGGCACGCCGAGCCTGTTCAGTGCTGCTGCGTTGGGACGCCTACTCAAGGGTGTGGAACAACGCATACCGTTTGCCGGCGACATCGAGATCACCCTGGAAGCCAACCCAGGGACGTTCGAACAAGAGAAGTTTGTGGCCTACCGCAAGCTGGGGATCAATCGGCTGTCCATTGGCATCCAGAGCTTCCAGCAGGAAAAACTCGAGGCTTTGGGTCGGATCCACAATGGCGACGAGGCCGTACGTGCCGCTGGCATGGCGCGCCAGGCCGGGTTCGACAACTTCAACCTGGACCTGATGCACGGTTTGCCCGATCAATCCCTGGACGACGCTCTGGCTGATCTTCGCCAGGCTATTGCCCTCAAGCCAACGCACCTGTCCTGGTATCAGCTGACCCTGGAACCCAACACGGTGTTCTGGAACCAGCCGCCGATCCTGCCGGAAGACGATACCCTGTGGGATATCCAGGAAGCCGGCCAAGCGCTGCTCGCCGAACACGGTTACGCCCAGTACGAAGTCTCGGCCTACGCCCAACCGGGCCGGCCGGCGCGGCATAACCTCAACTACTGGAGCTTCGGTGACTTTATCGGCATTGGCGCCGGAGCCCACGGCAAGCTCAGCCACCCGGACGGGCGCATCGTGCGCACTTGGAAGACTCGGGCGCCAAAGGACTACCTCAACCCGGCAAAAAGCTTCCAGGCCGGAACGAAAGAACTCACCAATGAAGAGCTGCCCTTCGAGTTCCTGATGAACGCCCTGCGCCTCACCGACGGCGTCGAAGCCAGGCTGTACGCCGAACGCACCGGCCTCGACCTGGCCAGCCTCGACGAAGCCCGCACGGATGCAGAACAAAGTGGCTTAATGCAGGTCGAACCGTCACGCCTCGCGGCCACTGACCGCGGGCAACTCTTTCTCAATGACCTGCTGCAAAAGTTTTTGAGCTGATTGCTCTTAAGGAAATCGAATGGATCTGATACTCGACCTGCTCGCGACGGTATCCCGCTGGAGCCGCAGCAACCTGTCGGAAATCTCCCTGGCCCTTGTCGGCTGCCTGCTGGTGCTGTTCGGCGCCGATATCAAAGGTTGGGTCGAAGCGCGCCTGGGCAGCATCGCCGGCGCCTTGCGCGTGCCGTTGATGGCGCTGCTGTGCATGATCGGCAGCGGCGCCGCGCTGATCTACGCCACACCGTGGATTGTTCGAGGGTTGGGCCAGTTCAACAACTACAGCCTGGCGCCGGTGTTGTTGGTGGTGCTGGTGTTGATTGGCGTAGTGGCAGACCGCCGCTGACCTGAAACGCAACACAAAACAAAGGTGGGAGCGGGCTTGCCTGCGATGCAGACACCTCGGTGTATCAGTGATACTGAGGCGATGCTATCGCAGGCAAGCCAGCTCCCACATTTTTTACTGCATTCCAAGCTGAGGACTTATCAGTCCAGCTTCTCGAACTTCAAATCCCAAACCCCATGCCCCAGTCGCTCGCCGCGACGTTCGAACTTGGTGATCGGCCGCTCGGCCGGGCGCGGGACGCATTTGCCGTCTTCTGCCAGGTTGCGGTAGCCAGGGGCAACATCCATCACTTCCAGCATGTATTCAGCGTACGGTTCCCAGTCGGTGGCCATGTGCAGAATGCCGCCGACCTTGAGCTTGCTACGCACCAGTTCCGCGAAGGAAGCCTGGACGATGCGGCGCTTGTGGTGACGGCTCTTGTGCCATGGATCCGGGAAAAACAGCATCAGGCGGTCGAGGCTGTTGTCGGCGATGCAGCGGTTGAGTACTTCAATCGCGTCGCAATCATAGACCCGCAGGTTAGTCAGGCCCTGAGTGAGCACGCCATTGAGCAGCGCGCCGACACCCGGACGGTGCACTTCAACACCTATAAAGTCCTGCTCCGGCGAGGCCGCAGCCATTTCCAGCAGGGAGTGGCCCATGCCGAAACCGATTTCCAGGGAGCGTGGGGCCGAACGGCCGAACACCTGGTCATAATCCACTGGCGCGTCCGCCAATGGCAGGACGAACAACGGCGTGCCCTGCTCCAGGCCCTTTTGCTGGCCTTCGGTCATGCGACCGGCGCGCATCACAAAACTCTTGATGCGGCGGTGCTTGGACTCGTCGCCTTCTTCCACAGTGTTCGGCGTTTCGTTTGATTCAGTCATCAATGGCTCTTACTTGATCAGACCATCCAGCGGCGAGGAGGCGCTGGCGTAAAGTTTTTTCGGCATACGCCCAGCGAGGTACGCCAGGCGGCCCGCGACGATCGCGTGTTTCATGGCTTCAGCCATCATGATCGGTTGCTGCGCATGGGCGATGGCCGAGTTCATCAGCACCGCATCACAACCCAGCTCCATGGCAATGGTGGCATCGGACGCAGTGCCGACACCCGCATCCACCAGTACCGGGATCTTGGCTTCTTCGAGGATGATCTGCAGGTTGTACGGGTTGCAGATGCCCAGGCCGGAACCGATCAGACCGGCCAGCGGCATCACGGCGATACAGCCGATTTCAGCCAGTTGGCGCGCGATGATCGGGTCATCACTGGTGTAGACCATCACGTCGAAGCCTTCCTTGACCAGGGTTTCGGCGGCCTTGAGGGTTTCGATCACGTTGGGGAACAGGGTTTTCTGGTCGGCCAGCACTTCCAGCTTCACCAGGTTGTGGCCCTCGAGCAGCTCACGGGCCAGGCGGCAAGTGCGCACGGCTTCGATGGCGTCGTAGCAACCGGCCGTGTTCGGCAAGAAGGTGTAGCGCTCCGGAGACAGCACTTCGAGCAGGTTCGGCTCGCCTTCGATCTGGCCGAGGTTGGTGCGGCGCACGGCGAAGGTGACGATCTCGGCACCTGAGGCTTCGATGGCCTGACGGGTTTCTTCCATGTCACGGTACTTGCCGGTACCCACCAGCAAACGCGACTGGTAAGTACGACCGGCCAGAACGAAGGGCTTGTCGCTACGAACGATGCTCATGGGAAATCCTCGAAATGGGGTGAGGTTCTGCAGAATGCGGGTGGGCGCGCTTGAGCGCCGGACGGCTAGCCGCCGCCGATGGCGTGGACCACTTCGACCTGATCACCCTCGGTAAGCGCGGTCTCGGCGTGCTGGCTACGCGGGACGATATCCTGGTTGAGCTCCACTGCGACGCGACGTCCGGTCAAGTCCAGACGGGTCAGCAGGGCCGCAACGGTTTCACCGTCGGGCAGTTCAAAGGATTCGCCGTTCAACTGAATGCGCATGCCACGGGCCGCCATCGTTTTTAGGGGCCAGCATTCTAGCCCGATCGACGTTGTTGACCCAAGCCCCTTGGTCAGGCGACCTGCAAGCGCCAGGCGGTGAGGCCAAGGCAGAACCAGCCGACCAGAAACGCCAGGCCGCCAAACGGGGTAATGATGCCCAGCTTGCCGATACCGGTGGTGGTCAGCAGGTACAGACTGCCGGAGAACAGCAAGATGCCCACGGCAAACGATACACCTGCCCAGGTAACCAACCGGCCGGGAATGTGCGCTGCCAGCAACGCCACGCCAAACAGGGCTAGGGCGTGTACCAGTTGGTAAGTCACACCGGTGTGGAAAATCGCCAGGTAGTCGGCGCTCAAGCGACTTTTCAAGCCGTGGGCAGCAAACGCACCGAGCGCGACACCCGTAAAACCGAAAAAGGCAGCCAGCATCAGAAAGCCACGCAGCATGAGGAACTCCAGTCAGACTCATTAGACAGTGTCTGTATAATGGCCCGCTCAAACGCTCCGGCCAAGCCATCTCTATGCTGCGTCTCCTCTTCAGTCGTTTTCTCAAAGCCGTGAAATGGTTCGCCATCGCCAGCGTTTTGCTGGTGCTGCTGTTTCGTGTGGTGCCACCGCCGGGGACAGCGCTGATGGTCGAGCGCAAGGTTGAATCCTGGATCGACGGCGAGCCCATTGACCTGCAGCACACCTGGAAACCGTGGGATGAAATCTCCGACGACCTGAAAGTGGCGGTCATGGCCGGTGAAGACCAACGCTTTCCCGAGCATTGGGGCTTTGATTTCGGCGCGATCCAGGCGGCGTTGCTGCATAACGAACGCGGCGGATCGATTCGCGGTGCCAGCACCCTGAGCCAGCAGGTGTCGAAGAACCTGTTTCTGTGGGCTGGTCGCAGTTGGTTGCGCAAGGGACTGGAGGCCTGGTTTACCGGGCTGATCGAGGTGCTTTGGCCCAAGCAACGGATTCTCGAGGTGTATCTCAACAGCGTGGAGTGGGATGAAGGCGTGTTTGGTGCAGAAGCGGCGGCGCGGCATCACTTTGGAGTGAGCGCGAAGGCCCTGACCCGTCAGCAGGCCAGCTATCTGGCGGCGGTATTGCCTAACCCACGGGTGTGGAGTGCCAGCCATCCGACGTCTTATGTGTCGCAGCGCGCTGGTTGGATTCGGCGACAGATGAGCCAGTTGGGCGGAGATAGCTACCTGATCGGGCTCAATGATTCGCGCAAGGCGCCTTGGGCGGATTGACCTGTACTGGATATCCAACTGCAGAACCCGAATTAATTGTGGGAGCGGGCTTGCCTGCGATGGGGGCCTGCCAATCAACATATTTGCTGAATGACACACCGCTATCGCAGGCAAGCCAGCTCCCACGTTGGGCTGTGCTGGATTTGAAGCTTTCGAACACAAACAAAAATGCCCCGACCTTTCGATCGGGGCATTTTTTTGTACGTTCGCCGCGTTTTAGGCGGCGATCGATAGCTTCAGCTTGTTCATCGCACTTTTCTCGAGCTGACGAATCCGCTCGGCCGATACGTTGTACTTCTGCGCCAGGTCGTGCAGCGTGGCTTTTTCTTCTGCCAGCCAGCGCTGGTAGAGGATGTCACGGCTACGGTCGTCCAGCACTTCAAGTGCTTCGTGCAGGTTGTGGTTGGAGTTGTCACTCCAGTCGGCGTCTTCCAGTTGACGTGCCGGGTCGTACCGGTGGTCTTCCAGGTAGTTGGCCGGTGATTGGAAGGCACTGTCGTCGTCCGCTTCTGCGGCCGGGTCGAAGGCCATGTCATGGCCGGTCAGGCGACTTTCCATCTCGCGCACTTCACGAGGCTC is a genomic window of Pseudomonas sp. ADAK18 containing:
- a CDS encoding DUF3392 domain-containing protein, encoding MDLILDLLATVSRWSRSNLSEISLALVGCLLVLFGADIKGWVEARLGSIAGALRVPLMALLCMIGSGAALIYATPWIVRGLGQFNNYSLAPVLLVVLVLIGVVADRR
- a CDS encoding DUF423 domain-containing protein — encoded protein: MLRGFLMLAAFFGFTGVALGAFAAHGLKSRLSADYLAIFHTGVTYQLVHALALFGVALLAAHIPGRLVTWAGVSFAVGILLFSGSLYLLTTTGIGKLGIITPFGGLAFLVGWFCLGLTAWRLQVA
- the mtgA gene encoding monofunctional biosynthetic peptidoglycan transglycosylase yields the protein MLRLLFSRFLKAVKWFAIASVLLVLLFRVVPPPGTALMVERKVESWIDGEPIDLQHTWKPWDEISDDLKVAVMAGEDQRFPEHWGFDFGAIQAALLHNERGGSIRGASTLSQQVSKNLFLWAGRSWLRKGLEAWFTGLIEVLWPKQRILEVYLNSVEWDEGVFGAEAAARHHFGVSAKALTRQQASYLAAVLPNPRVWSASHPTSYVSQRAGWIRRQMSQLGGDSYLIGLNDSRKAPWAD
- the trmB gene encoding tRNA (guanosine(46)-N7)-methyltransferase TrmB, encoding MTESNETPNTVEEGDESKHRRIKSFVMRAGRMTEGQQKGLEQGTPLFVLPLADAPVDYDQVFGRSAPRSLEIGFGMGHSLLEMAAASPEQDFIGVEVHRPGVGALLNGVLTQGLTNLRVYDCDAIEVLNRCIADNSLDRLMLFFPDPWHKSRHHKRRIVQASFAELVRSKLKVGGILHMATDWEPYAEYMLEVMDVAPGYRNLAEDGKCVPRPAERPITKFERRGERLGHGVWDLKFEKLD
- the thiS gene encoding sulfur carrier protein ThiS — its product is MRIQLNGESFELPDGETVAALLTRLDLTGRRVAVELNQDIVPRSQHAETALTEGDQVEVVHAIGGG
- the hemW gene encoding radical SAM family heme chaperone HemW; amino-acid sequence: MTQNTSAQPLILGGAQTPRAALPHLPPLALYIHIPWCVRKCPYCDFNSHTASKVLPEEEYVDALLADLDQDLQAVYGRELSSIFFGGGTPSLFSAAALGRLLKGVEQRIPFAGDIEITLEANPGTFEQEKFVAYRKLGINRLSIGIQSFQQEKLEALGRIHNGDEAVRAAGMARQAGFDNFNLDLMHGLPDQSLDDALADLRQAIALKPTHLSWYQLTLEPNTVFWNQPPILPEDDTLWDIQEAGQALLAEHGYAQYEVSAYAQPGRPARHNLNYWSFGDFIGIGAGAHGKLSHPDGRIVRTWKTRAPKDYLNPAKSFQAGTKELTNEELPFEFLMNALRLTDGVEARLYAERTGLDLASLDEARTDAEQSGLMQVEPSRLAATDRGQLFLNDLLQKFLS
- a CDS encoding thiazole synthase — translated: MSIVRSDKPFVLAGRTYQSRLLVGTGKYRDMEETRQAIEASGAEIVTFAVRRTNLGQIEGEPNLLEVLSPERYTFLPNTAGCYDAIEAVRTCRLARELLEGHNLVKLEVLADQKTLFPNVIETLKAAETLVKEGFDVMVYTSDDPIIARQLAEIGCIAVMPLAGLIGSGLGICNPYNLQIILEEAKIPVLVDAGVGTASDATIAMELGCDAVLMNSAIAHAQQPIMMAEAMKHAIVAGRLAYLAGRMPKKLYASASSPLDGLIK